In Marinobacterium sp. LSUCC0821, the DNA window ATTAATGTCCTCTCTGCTCAGGTTCACGGTTTTGTGGAGACTGGAAAGGGGTTAAAACGTTCTGGTGCACAGCCAGGCGATCTGATTTTTGTCAGTGGCTCTTTAGGTGATTCACGTGCTGGGCTTGCTACCCTAAAGGGCGAGTTAGACGCTAATGAGTATCTATTAACTCGTTACCTGCGCCCGACACCAAGAGTTGAGCTTGGAGTGGCTTTACGCGATATTGCTTCAGCGGCGATAGATATCTCAGATGGCTTATTGGCAGATCTTGGGCATATTCTCGAGCAATCTCAGATGGCTGCTGAATTAGAGTGTAGCCAGTTGCCGATTTCAGAAGTGCTGGCGCAATCTGTCTCTAAGCCCTATGCGGATCATTGGGCATTAACGGGTGGTGAAGATTTTGAACTCTGCTTTACAGTGCCCTCTGAAATGAGAGCTTCTGTAGCAGAGCTGGCTAAAGCCCTCTCTTTGAATCTGACCGAGATCGGCTGCATAGTTGCTGGTGAGGGGGTTCATCTCACCGATAATGGAGTCTCTATAGCTCTTCCTGAGACATTCGGATTTGACCATTTTCACAAGCAAGGTAACCCTTGATATGAGTAAAACTCCAGCCTCAATTTGGCGTAATCCTATCCATTTTCTAGCCTTTGGGTTGGGCAGTGGTGCCGCTCCGAAAGCGCCCGGCACCTTTGGAACGCTTGCTGCAATTCCGCTCTGGTTGTTGTTTGCTGATCTTCCAATCCTCTCCTATATTGCACTGATCGTTGTGGCATCTCTGGTCGGGATTTGGCTATGTGGGCAGACCTCAAAAGATCTGGGCGTGCATGATCACGGCGGCATTGTTTGGGATGAGTTTGTAGGCCTATGGATTACCTACATTGCACTTCCTGAGGGTTGGGTATGGGTGTTGTTTGGGTTCCTACTCTTCCGCCTGTTCGACATTTGGAAGCCTTGGCCAATCGGTTGGGCTGATAGCAAGGTTAGTGGTGGCTTGGGCATCATGCTTGATGATATCTTGGCCGGTTTTATGGCCCTAGGTGTACTTCAGGCGGTAAACTATCTACTAATTTAAAGAATCCGGAACCCAATCCTTAACGTAACATCATAAACTTGGGTTCAGAGTGATTAACCGGCGTATGGAAATGCCGAATGAGGATTTTACAGTGAGTATCAAATTTGTAGCAGAGTCAAAATTGCCAACACCCATGGGTGTGTTTCGCATGGTTGGCTTTGAAGATACTGAAACCGGCAAGGAGCATGTTGCTCTTGTTTACGGTGATGTAGCGGGTGATACCCCGGTCTTGGCGCGTATGCATTCAGAGTGTTTAACGGGTGATGCACTGTTTAGTTTGCGTTGCGACTGTGGATTTCAGCTGCAAGAGGCGCTTAAGCGCATCGCAGAGCAGGGTGCAGGTGTACTGCTATATCTTCGCCAAGAGGGGCGCGGTATCGGTCTTTTAAACAAGATTCGTGCTTACAACCTTCAAGATGGCGGTTGCGATACCGTTGAGGCGAACGAAAAGCTGGGCTTTGCGGCTGATATGCGAGACTACTCTATGTGTCAGCCGATGTTGGAACATCTAGGCGTTAAAAGCGTCAACCTGATGACCAATAACCCTCGCAAGGTAGATGCACTAGCGCGGTACGGTGTGAACGTATCAGAACGTGAACCTCTTCAGGTAGGTAAAAACCGATACAACGAACACTACCTCGAGACCAAGATGGGTAAGTTAGGTCATATGATGACAGAGGTTCATTTTAAGCCTGACGCTTAATTTGAGTGATGTTTGAATACTCTAAACGCCTTGCAATTACGCAGGGCGTTTTAGTTTTCGGAAGAGGCTTTTAGCTGCTCTTAATGGTTTTTAACTAAGTAGTTTAGTGATGCGGTTTAGCAGACTATCTTGATCTAACCCAGCAGCCTGCAGCTGTTCATCACGTGTGCCGTGGGCAATCCAGTGGTCAGGTACACCGAATGAGCTCAGTTTCACATCAACCCCACTCTCAGATATCCACTCAGCAACAGCACTTCCAGCACCGCCTTGCAGCGAATGATCTTCAAGAGTGAATAGTTGGTTGTGACGGGTCGTCAGTTCCGTTAACAACTCAGTGTCGAGCGGTTTTACAAAACGCATATCGACAAGTGTTAGATCCAATGCATCGGCTACTGCTTTTGCACTCTCTAATAGCGGCCCGAAGTTAAGAATGGCTGCTCCACTGCTGCCCTCTCTTAATAAGGCACCTTTTCCGAGTGCTAGATTACCAGTATATGTGTGTCCGGATTCGGGTACGCCGCTACCGCGTGGATAACGAATAAACACAGGGCCAACGTGTTGGTAACCAAGTTCTAGCAAGGCTCTCTGTTCTGATAGCGTAGAGGGTGTCATCACAACCGCACCGGGCAGAGTGCGTAAGAAAGCGATATCAAAAATACCTGAGTGGGTCGGGCCATCTTCGCCCACAAGTCCTGCCCTATCTATAGCGACTAAGCAGTCCAAATTTTGCAGGACGATATCGTGTACAACCTGATCATAGGCGCGCTGTAGAAATGTGGAGTAGATCGCTAGGACTGGTTTCATTTCACCAACAGCGAAGCCTGCCGCCAGTGTCGCTGCGTGCTGTTCTGCTATTGCTACATCAAAGTATCGATCAGGAAATTCGTTGGCAAAGCTAACTAGACCAGAGCCCTCTCGCATAGCTGGAGTAATCGCTACCACGCGGTTATCGTTGCGCCCTTTTTCAGTTAACCACTGGCCAAAGTTATCGCTGTATTTCACCTTTTGGGCACCGGATTCACCTGGATGCTCCAGTTTGGTGATTGCATGGTAACCCACGGGATCC includes these proteins:
- a CDS encoding phosphatidylglycerophosphatase A, with the translated sequence MSKTPASIWRNPIHFLAFGLGSGAAPKAPGTFGTLAAIPLWLLFADLPILSYIALIVVASLVGIWLCGQTSKDLGVHDHGGIVWDEFVGLWITYIALPEGWVWVLFGFLLFRLFDIWKPWPIGWADSKVSGGLGIMLDDILAGFMALGVLQAVNYLLI
- a CDS encoding 1-deoxy-D-xylulose-5-phosphate synthase — protein: MISDFPRNRPNTPALDKIAGPADLKNCSINKLTQLADELRQFLLFTVGQTGGHLGASLGVVELTLALHHLLDTPTDHLIWDVGHQAYPHKILTGRREQMLAMRMAHGLTPFPTMSESEFDSFGTGHSSTSISAALGMALANKMQGQQRKSVAVIGDGALTAGMAFEALNHAAHTGANLLVILNDNDMSISPNQGGLATYLATQLRERVPTNPVMPLFEALNFNYTGPIDGHDFEQLLPALNRALNSSGPQFLHVRTQKGKGFAPAEEDPVGYHAITKLEHPGESGAQKVKYSDNFGQWLTEKGRNDNRVVAITPAMREGSGLVSFANEFPDRYFDVAIAEQHAATLAAGFAVGEMKPVLAIYSTFLQRAYDQVVHDIVLQNLDCLVAIDRAGLVGEDGPTHSGIFDIAFLRTLPGAVVMTPSTLSEQRALLELGYQHVGPVFIRYPRGSGVPESGHTYTGNLALGKGALLREGSSGAAILNFGPLLESAKAVADALDLTLVDMRFVKPLDTELLTELTTRHNQLFTLEDHSLQGGAGSAVAEWISESGVDVKLSSFGVPDHWIAHGTRDEQLQAAGLDQDSLLNRITKLLS
- the ribA gene encoding GTP cyclohydrolase II: MSIKFVAESKLPTPMGVFRMVGFEDTETGKEHVALVYGDVAGDTPVLARMHSECLTGDALFSLRCDCGFQLQEALKRIAEQGAGVLLYLRQEGRGIGLLNKIRAYNLQDGGCDTVEANEKLGFAADMRDYSMCQPMLEHLGVKSVNLMTNNPRKVDALARYGVNVSEREPLQVGKNRYNEHYLETKMGKLGHMMTEVHFKPDA
- the thiL gene encoding thiamine-phosphate kinase codes for the protein MLGEFEIIRRYFANASGDHPQVQLGIGDDCALTTLPPDTQLALSIDTLVEGVHFLPDIAPADLAWRLLGSAVSDLAAMGASPAWITLALTLKDSDSEWLEQFSKGLSEACHQYGVTLIGGDTTSGSINVLSAQVHGFVETGKGLKRSGAQPGDLIFVSGSLGDSRAGLATLKGELDANEYLLTRYLRPTPRVELGVALRDIASAAIDISDGLLADLGHILEQSQMAAELECSQLPISEVLAQSVSKPYADHWALTGGEDFELCFTVPSEMRASVAELAKALSLNLTEIGCIVAGEGVHLTDNGVSIALPETFGFDHFHKQGNP